In a single window of the Micromonospora sp. WMMD1155 genome:
- a CDS encoding helix-turn-helix transcriptional regulator: MGTNDGNGDRQGMGDTERAVQDAFAHFVRHAVDAARDEHDWSITQVAERSGVGRSTIFRWLSGDWLDHPKLPKVRAFCAALGLPLGAALRALTPLTSKTPPPEVPAAAAMEVLLIAVRDRFNDPHTTSAEKEHILTILRRLGRRTTSRAG; the protein is encoded by the coding sequence TTGGGTACCAACGACGGAAACGGCGACCGCCAGGGGATGGGTGACACCGAACGGGCAGTGCAGGACGCGTTCGCTCACTTCGTGCGCCACGCGGTCGACGCCGCCCGTGACGAGCATGACTGGTCGATCACGCAAGTGGCGGAACGCAGCGGCGTCGGGCGTTCCACCATCTTCCGGTGGCTCTCTGGGGACTGGCTGGACCATCCGAAGCTACCCAAGGTGCGGGCGTTTTGCGCCGCCTTGGGCCTCCCGCTCGGTGCTGCCCTGCGTGCCCTCACCCCGCTGACCTCCAAGACACCGCCGCCAGAGGTGCCAGCGGCGGCGGCGATGGAGGTACTGCTGATCGCCGTGCGGGACCGATTCAACGACCCCCACACCACCTCCGCCGAGAAAGAACACATTCTTACCATCTTGCGTCGACTCGGGCGGCGGACAACCTCGCGCGCTGGCTGA
- a CDS encoding IS701 family transposase: MTPDELLVVRQRLEAFAVDVFTPLVRSDQRAKGETYLRGLLLDGRRKSMQPMADRLGVDHQGLQQFVTTSTWDTEAVRMRLARRAVEVVAPVVWVVDDTGFPKDGKGSPGVARQYSGTLGKVANCQIGVSVHAVTDAASCPLDWRLFLPTSWDDQAVDEADRPEVIARRSRCGIPADEHHRPKWSMVVEMLDELAEQNLRPPLLAADAGYGDNSQFRGALDERSVDYIMQVKGDALAHTSDVQPVTRVWSGRGRPPTRTDPRYSKTAVSLVEHIRAAGRAATETITWREGSKGTMSSQFIFLRVRPPGHRVARDPNGLLPQRWLIAQWPDDQAEPVKYWLSSLPATTSHTDLIRYGKIRWRIEHDYRELKTGLGLDHFEGRSWIGWHRHVTLATAAHLFITELRLDPKADAPA; this comes from the coding sequence GTGACTCCTGACGAGCTTTTGGTTGTGCGGCAACGGCTTGAGGCGTTCGCCGTGGATGTGTTCACCCCTTTGGTGCGCTCGGATCAGCGGGCCAAGGGTGAGACGTATCTGCGAGGGCTGTTGCTGGACGGGCGGCGTAAGTCGATGCAGCCGATGGCGGATCGGCTTGGGGTGGATCATCAGGGGCTGCAACAGTTCGTGACGACCTCGACGTGGGACACCGAGGCGGTGCGGATGCGGTTGGCCCGTCGGGCGGTCGAGGTGGTCGCTCCGGTGGTGTGGGTGGTCGACGACACCGGTTTCCCGAAAGACGGCAAGGGCTCGCCGGGCGTGGCCAGGCAGTACTCCGGCACGTTGGGCAAGGTCGCGAACTGCCAGATCGGGGTGAGTGTCCACGCCGTCACTGACGCCGCGTCGTGTCCGCTGGATTGGCGGTTGTTCTTGCCGACGTCGTGGGACGACCAGGCTGTTGACGAGGCTGACCGCCCTGAGGTGATCGCTCGCCGGTCCCGGTGCGGGATACCTGCCGATGAGCATCACCGGCCGAAGTGGTCGATGGTCGTGGAGATGCTCGATGAGCTGGCCGAGCAAAATTTACGCCCGCCGTTGCTGGCAGCCGACGCCGGCTACGGCGATAACAGCCAGTTCCGCGGCGCTTTGGACGAGCGGTCCGTCGACTACATCATGCAGGTCAAAGGCGATGCCCTCGCCCACACATCAGACGTGCAGCCGGTGACGCGGGTGTGGTCCGGGCGGGGTCGCCCACCGACGCGCACCGACCCGCGCTACTCGAAGACTGCGGTCAGCCTGGTCGAGCACATTCGCGCCGCTGGACGAGCGGCCACGGAAACGATCACCTGGCGGGAAGGCTCGAAAGGCACGATGAGCTCCCAGTTCATCTTCCTACGAGTCCGCCCGCCCGGACACCGCGTCGCCCGTGACCCCAACGGGCTCCTGCCGCAGCGGTGGCTGATCGCCCAGTGGCCCGACGACCAGGCCGAACCGGTGAAGTACTGGCTGTCCAGCCTCCCTGCCACCACCAGCCACACCGACCTGATCCGCTACGGCAAGATCCGCTGGCGCATCGAACATGACTACCGCGAACTCAAGACCGGCCTCGGCCTGGACCACTTCGAAGGCCGCTCCTGGATCGGCTGGCACCGCCACGTCACCCTGGCCACCGCCGCGCACCTGTTCATCACCGAACTGCGCCTCGACCCAAAAGCGGATGCGCCGGCCTGA
- a CDS encoding helix-turn-helix transcriptional regulator — MSDGPARITGPLLAVLNALLDADDNELHGWAIMKATGKGGPTVYKILERLNESKWVTSRWEDDAEPGKPRRRYYKLTPHGVSSARALIATRQPKPAPTVRTRLAFGWCQA, encoded by the coding sequence ATGTCGGATGGACCTGCACGCATCACCGGGCCACTCCTGGCTGTCCTCAACGCCCTGCTCGACGCAGACGACAACGAGCTGCACGGGTGGGCGATCATGAAGGCGACCGGGAAGGGCGGCCCCACCGTCTACAAGATCCTCGAACGGCTCAACGAGTCGAAGTGGGTCACCTCGCGGTGGGAGGACGACGCCGAGCCGGGCAAGCCCCGCCGTCGGTACTACAAGCTCACCCCACACGGCGTGAGCAGCGCCCGCGCGCTGATCGCCACCCGGCAGCCGAAGCCCGCACCGACGGTGCGCACCCGGCTCGCCTTCGGCTGGTGCCAGGCGTGA